Proteins encoded in a region of the Oscarella lobularis chromosome 5, ooOscLobu1.1, whole genome shotgun sequence genome:
- the LOC136187498 gene encoding phosphatidylinositol 3,4,5-trisphosphate 3-phosphatase and dual-specificity protein phosphatase PTEN-like isoform X3 → MAKIKRLVSRRKRRFNADGFDLDLTYIKPNLIAMGFPAEKLEGIYRNRMEDVVRFFDQRHSNHYKVYNLCSERWYEPNKFHGQSAYYPFADHNPPPFELIAPFCEDVDEFLNGHERNVVAVHCKAGKGRTGVMLCCYMLHCRLFKESWRVMQFYGEARTSDTKGVTIPSQRRCVHYYDILLRYQLTYVPVTLLLKGFSLIGVPNFSKGCNPSFCVSGMEEKIFMSKAFDFVSAEQDVIDMVLTRPIPVAGDVKVEFFHQPNRFRKEKMFQFWINTFFVSNGVLDGKGGIAESSIGGGMRLHDEMTLILSREELDKANKDKKHFPPKFQVKTLFTTVGSGSGGGGSGGGGGCDSISVSGEEEIDGEDTYNYSDTDTEEEDDDDWKGELDETDSPYRRSHSWWDDDDQQEQCFTKRSLSLIEEQVSDTDDDDDDDDM, encoded by the exons ATGGCGAAAATCAAGCGACTCGTatcgcgacgaaagcgacgcttcAACGCCGACGGCTTCGACCTCGATCTAACGT ACATCAAACCGAATCTCATTGCAATGGGATTCCCAGCCGAGAAGCTCGAAGGCATATACAGAAATCGAATGGAGGACGTCGTCAG ATTCTTCGACCAACGACATTCGAATCACTACAAAGTCTACAACCT ATGCTCCGAGCGTTGGTACGAGCCAAATAAGTTCCACGGTCAATCGGCCTACTATCCGTTCGCCGATCACAATCCGCCGCCGTTCGAACTCATCGCTCCCTTTTgcgaggacgtcgacgaatttctcaacGGTCACGAacgcaacgtcgtcgccgttcactGCAAGGCCGGCAAAGGCCGAACGGGCGTCATGCTCTGCTGCTACATGCTCCACTGTCGTCTCTTCAAGGAAAGCTGGCGAGTCATGCAGTTCTACGGCGAAGCGAGGACGTCCGATACAAAAGGGGTCACTATTCCAAGTCAGAGGAGATGCGTTCACTACTATGATATTTTGCTGAG ATATCAGCTCACGTACGTCCCCGTTACGCTTCTGCTTAAAGGCTTTTCACTGATTGGTGTACCGAATTTCAGCAAGGGATGTA ATCCCTCCTTTTGTGTGAGTGGCATGgaagaaaagattttcaTGTCGAAGGCCTTTGAC TTCGTTTCGGCGGAACAAGACGTAATTGATATGGTTTTGACGCGTCCTATTCCCGTAGCCGGCGACGTGAAAGTCGAGTTCTTTCATCAGCCGAATCGTTTTCGAAAA GAAAAGATGTTTCAGTTTTGGATCAACACGTTTTTCGTCAGCAACGGCGTTCTCGACGGCAAAGGGGGAATCGCCGAGTCGTccatcggcggcggcatgcGATTGCACGATGAAATGACGCTCATATTGAGTCGAGAAGAACTGGACAAAGCGAACAAGGACAAAAAGCATTTTCCGCCCAAATTCCAAGTGAAAACGCTATTCACGACCGTCGGATCGGGATCAGGAGgaggcggaagcggcggcggcggcggctgtgATTCCATTTCCGTATCGGGTGAAGAGGAAATTGACGGAGAAGACACGTATAATTATTCAGACACTGACACTGAAGAAGAGGATGATGACGACTGGAAAGGAG AGCTTGATGAAACGGACAGTCCATACAGACGGTCGCACAGTTGGTGGGATGACGATGATCAGCAAGAGCAGTGCTTTACTAAACGATCTCTAAGTCTAATTGAAGAGCAGGTTTCTGATactgatgatgacgatgacgacgatgacatGTAG
- the LOC136187498 gene encoding phosphatidylinositol 3,4,5-trisphosphate 3-phosphatase and dual-specificity protein phosphatase PTEN-like isoform X2, translated as MAKIKRLVSRRKRRFNADGFDLDLTYIKPNLIAMGFPAEKLEGIYRNRMEDVVRFFDQRHSNHYKVYNLCSERWYEPNKFHGQSAYYPFADHNPPPFELIAPFCEDVDEFLNGHERNVVAVHCKAGKGRTGVMLCCYMLHCRLFKESWRVMQFYGEARTSDTKGVTIPSQRRCVHYYDILLRYQLTYVPVTLLLKGFSLIGVPNFSKGCNPSFCVSGMEEKIFMSKAFDFVSAEQDVIDMVLTRPIPVAGDVKVEFFHQPNRFRKEKMFQFWINTFFVSNGVLDGKGGIAESSIGGGMRLHDEMTLILSREELDKANKDKKHFPPKFQVKTLFTTVGSGSGGGGSGGGGGCDSISVSGEEEIDGEDTYNYSDTDTEEEDDDDWKGGIIELDETDSPYRRSHSWWDDDDQQEQCFTKRSLSLIEEQVSDTDDDDDDDDM; from the exons ATGGCGAAAATCAAGCGACTCGTatcgcgacgaaagcgacgcttcAACGCCGACGGCTTCGACCTCGATCTAACGT ACATCAAACCGAATCTCATTGCAATGGGATTCCCAGCCGAGAAGCTCGAAGGCATATACAGAAATCGAATGGAGGACGTCGTCAG ATTCTTCGACCAACGACATTCGAATCACTACAAAGTCTACAACCT ATGCTCCGAGCGTTGGTACGAGCCAAATAAGTTCCACGGTCAATCGGCCTACTATCCGTTCGCCGATCACAATCCGCCGCCGTTCGAACTCATCGCTCCCTTTTgcgaggacgtcgacgaatttctcaacGGTCACGAacgcaacgtcgtcgccgttcactGCAAGGCCGGCAAAGGCCGAACGGGCGTCATGCTCTGCTGCTACATGCTCCACTGTCGTCTCTTCAAGGAAAGCTGGCGAGTCATGCAGTTCTACGGCGAAGCGAGGACGTCCGATACAAAAGGGGTCACTATTCCAAGTCAGAGGAGATGCGTTCACTACTATGATATTTTGCTGAG ATATCAGCTCACGTACGTCCCCGTTACGCTTCTGCTTAAAGGCTTTTCACTGATTGGTGTACCGAATTTCAGCAAGGGATGTA ATCCCTCCTTTTGTGTGAGTGGCATGgaagaaaagattttcaTGTCGAAGGCCTTTGAC TTCGTTTCGGCGGAACAAGACGTAATTGATATGGTTTTGACGCGTCCTATTCCCGTAGCCGGCGACGTGAAAGTCGAGTTCTTTCATCAGCCGAATCGTTTTCGAAAA GAAAAGATGTTTCAGTTTTGGATCAACACGTTTTTCGTCAGCAACGGCGTTCTCGACGGCAAAGGGGGAATCGCCGAGTCGTccatcggcggcggcatgcGATTGCACGATGAAATGACGCTCATATTGAGTCGAGAAGAACTGGACAAAGCGAACAAGGACAAAAAGCATTTTCCGCCCAAATTCCAAGTGAAAACGCTATTCACGACCGTCGGATCGGGATCAGGAGgaggcggaagcggcggcggcggcggctgtgATTCCATTTCCGTATCGGGTGAAGAGGAAATTGACGGAGAAGACACGTATAATTATTCAGACACTGACACTGAAGAAGAGGATGATGACGACTGGAAAGGAG GCATTATAGAGCTTGATGAAACGGACAGTCCATACAGACGGTCGCACAGTTGGTGGGATGACGATGATCAGCAAGAGCAGTGCTTTACTAAACGATCTCTAAGTCTAATTGAAGAGCAGGTTTCTGATactgatgatgacgatgacgacgatgacatGTAG
- the LOC136187498 gene encoding phosphatidylinositol 3,4,5-trisphosphate 3-phosphatase and dual-specificity protein phosphatase PTEN-like isoform X4, translated as MAKIKRLVSRRKRRFNADGFDLDLTYIKPNLIAMGFPAEKLEGIYRNRMEDVVRFFDQRHSNHYKVYNLCSERWYEPNKFHGQSAYYPFADHNPPPFELIAPFCEDVDEFLNGHERNVVAVHCKAGKGRTGVMLCCYMLHCRLFKESWRVMQFYGEARTSDTKGVTIPSQRRCVHYYDILLRYQLTYVPVTLLLKGFSLIGVPNFSKGCNPSFCVSGMEEKIFMSKAFDFVSAEQDVIDMVLTRPIPVAGDVKVEFFHQPNRFRKEKMFQFWINTFFVSNGVLDGKGGIAESSIGGGMRLHDEMTLILSREELDKANKDKKHFPPKFQVKTLFTTVGSGSGGGGSGGGGGCDSISVSGEEEIDGEDTYNYSDTDTEEEDDDDWKGVEPTSGNFLVPPSVKY; from the exons ATGGCGAAAATCAAGCGACTCGTatcgcgacgaaagcgacgcttcAACGCCGACGGCTTCGACCTCGATCTAACGT ACATCAAACCGAATCTCATTGCAATGGGATTCCCAGCCGAGAAGCTCGAAGGCATATACAGAAATCGAATGGAGGACGTCGTCAG ATTCTTCGACCAACGACATTCGAATCACTACAAAGTCTACAACCT ATGCTCCGAGCGTTGGTACGAGCCAAATAAGTTCCACGGTCAATCGGCCTACTATCCGTTCGCCGATCACAATCCGCCGCCGTTCGAACTCATCGCTCCCTTTTgcgaggacgtcgacgaatttctcaacGGTCACGAacgcaacgtcgtcgccgttcactGCAAGGCCGGCAAAGGCCGAACGGGCGTCATGCTCTGCTGCTACATGCTCCACTGTCGTCTCTTCAAGGAAAGCTGGCGAGTCATGCAGTTCTACGGCGAAGCGAGGACGTCCGATACAAAAGGGGTCACTATTCCAAGTCAGAGGAGATGCGTTCACTACTATGATATTTTGCTGAG ATATCAGCTCACGTACGTCCCCGTTACGCTTCTGCTTAAAGGCTTTTCACTGATTGGTGTACCGAATTTCAGCAAGGGATGTA ATCCCTCCTTTTGTGTGAGTGGCATGgaagaaaagattttcaTGTCGAAGGCCTTTGAC TTCGTTTCGGCGGAACAAGACGTAATTGATATGGTTTTGACGCGTCCTATTCCCGTAGCCGGCGACGTGAAAGTCGAGTTCTTTCATCAGCCGAATCGTTTTCGAAAA GAAAAGATGTTTCAGTTTTGGATCAACACGTTTTTCGTCAGCAACGGCGTTCTCGACGGCAAAGGGGGAATCGCCGAGTCGTccatcggcggcggcatgcGATTGCACGATGAAATGACGCTCATATTGAGTCGAGAAGAACTGGACAAAGCGAACAAGGACAAAAAGCATTTTCCGCCCAAATTCCAAGTGAAAACGCTATTCACGACCGTCGGATCGGGATCAGGAGgaggcggaagcggcggcggcggcggctgtgATTCCATTTCCGTATCGGGTGAAGAGGAAATTGACGGAGAAGACACGTATAATTATTCAGACACTGACACTGAAGAAGAGGATGATGACGACTGGAAAGGAG TTGAGCCTACGTCGGGCAATTTCTTAGTTCCTCCCAGCGTGAAATATTAA
- the LOC136187498 gene encoding TGF-beta receptor type-1-like isoform X1: MNSFFLYLAIAIIVSALPTSSGLTCTCTNCPQATTCRVSNRGACYAHVYDRKHDRDYDDYDYDDDDAYVHIVRGCLVEHTVEFHCLGDGDTSFCCTKADYCNRDWMPSANSTTTTTATTNAPPGVTAERRFAVGLIIGIVAGCLVGFLLLVCLLLIKIRATSHRRRRRHRRLDNEGAHARRRRRSKKSSGAGTKTDLAICYRSQTHSLSSGSGAGIPLLAPRTVARHIRLVDVVGKGRFGEVWKGQWQGEWVAVKIFHSWEEQSWSREAELYKMPMLRHENVLGFKAADLNSTGAQTQLWLVLDYHPNGSLYEYLHSNVLTLSSLLVLARTTASGLAHLHTDVCGRSGKPGIAHRDLKSRNILVKADGSCAIADLGLAVCNYPDLEVCPTRLRSGTRRYMAPELLDESINRKDFDAFRRADVYSYGLILWEMTRRCCTKGVGRSGYQPPYFGLVPNDPSYKDMCTVVCKEKRRPTIDRHWLENETLQVVVRLMSECWSGNSRARLTALRVKKTLQRLTDEYNIESMKKKLLPD; the protein is encoded by the exons ATGaattcgttctttctttatcTCGCCATCGCCATCATCGTCTCCGCACTTCCAACGTCCAGCG GTTTGACGTGCACCTGCACCAACTGTCCCCAAGCGACGACTTGCCGCGTTTCGAATCGTGGAGCGTGCTACGCGCACGTGTATGACCGCAAGCACGATCGCGACTACGACGACTAtgactacgacgacgacgacgcgtacGTGCATATCGTTCGAGGCTGTCTCGTCGAGCATACGGTCGAGTTTCACTGTCTCGGCGATGGCGACACGTCGTTCTGTTGCACGAAAGCCGACTATTGCAATCGGGATTGGATGCCGTCggccaattcgacgacgacgacgacggcgacgacaaacg CGCCCCCCGGGGTGACGGCCGAACGAAGGTTTGCCGTCGGATTGATTATCGGCATCGTTGCCGGTTGTCTCGTcggttttcttctcctcgtctGTCTATTGTTGATTAAgattcgagcgacgtcgcatcgtcgtcgtcgtcgtcatcgtcgtttgGATAACGAAGGAGCTcacgcgagacgacgacgacgatcgaaaaaatcgtccgGAGCCGGGACGAAAACCGATTTGGCGATCTGCTATCGGTCTCAAACTCATTCGCTCAGCTCCGGTAGCGGCGCCGGCATTCCGCTTCTGGCGCCGCGCACCGTCGCGCGACACAtacgactcgtcgacgtcgtcggaaagGGTCGCTTCGGCGAAGTGTGGAAAGGTCAGTGGCAAGGCGAGTGGGTCGCCGTTAAGATTTTCCACTCGTGGGAAGAGCAATCGTGGTCGCGCGAAGCCGAATTGTACAAAATGCCGATGCTGAGGCACGAAAACGTTCTCGGCTTCAAAGCGGCCGACTTGAATAGCACGGGCGCGCAAACCCAACTCTGGCTCGTCTTGGATTATCATCCGAACGGCTCCCTGTACGAGTACTTGCACAGCAACGTTCTCACGCTCTCGTCCCTGCTCGTGCTCgcgcgaacgacggcgagcggACTCGCTCACTTGCACACCGACGTCTGCGGACGATCGGGCAAGCCGGGCATCGCgcatcgcgatttgaaaTCGAGAAATATTCTCGTCAAAGCCGACGGTTCGTGTGCGATTGCCGATCTCGGCTTGGCCGTCTGCAACTATCCCGATCTCGAAGTCTGTCCGACGCGTTTGCGTTCGGGAACGCGACGGTACATGGCGCCGGAGTTGTTGGACGAGAGCATCAATAGGAAAGATTTCGATGCATTTCGACGAGCCGACGTATACAGTTACGGTCTCATATTGTGGGAAATGACGCGACGTTGCTGCACGAAAG GTGTTGGTCGCTCAGGATATCAGCCTCCGTACTTTGGTCTCGTGCCGAACGATCCGTCCTACAAGGACATGTGTACGGTCGTGTGTAAGGAGAAACGGCGTCCGACTATTGATAGACACTGGCTGGAGAACGAG ACTTTGCAAGTTGTTGTCAGGCTCATGTCTGAGTGCTGGAGTGGAAACAGCCGGGCTAGGCTGACAGCGTTGAgagtgaagaagacgttgCAACGTCTCACCGACGAGTACAATATCGaatcaatgaaaaagaaactaCTGCCTGACTAG
- the LOC136187507 gene encoding protein TBATA-like — MTESKIGEDCLLRMPHDRSQLRSTYPPPPLPPSRRRYYPEQANSFQRLFPSRFTKNSLFARNNPHPSRVTHIKGLLDAPICCVQDGLFDGHRSALPEPIFDPRIYGSKSGMIKYPGYVGGGGGGGPDDPIWKEELERLTKHVVARAAMGRPATMHGPRSQSRLLQSRSANRSDPVLAALDDTTILELLCRILQTDSIPTIQAWLSSAPDSEKDLVMNMLGMAATGELTYATPREGNKSRPETQQVQYKPQWDPASSLVGAANHEPEEPSQSGADENEAHLKRWLNRQSQLSNRRPMTGDRRSVKSEGSGQANGLQRVPLSRGSTRSSAKFAYVSTWTGSKEPLQEE, encoded by the exons ATGACGGAGAGCAAGATAGGAGAAGACTGCCTTTTGCGAATGCCGCACGATCGATCGCAATTGCGCAGCACCtacccgccgccgccgctaccgCCCTCGAGGCGACGATACTACCCCGAGCAAGCGAACAGCTTTCAAAGACTATTTCCAAGTCGTTTCACAAAGAATTCGCTGTTCGCGCGAAATAATCCGCATCCGAGCCGCGTGACGCACATCAAAGGCTTGCTCGACGCGCCGATCTGCTGCGTTCAGGACGGCCTATTCGACGGACATCGATCGGCCCTGCCCGAACCGATATTCGATCCGCGCATATACGGTTCCAAAAGCGGAATGATTAAGTATCCTGGGtacgtcggcggcggaggaggaggaggaccgG ACGATCCTATATGGAAAGAGGAGTTGGAGCGTTTGACGAAGCACGTCGTTGCGAGAGCGGCGATGGGTCGACCGGCGACGATGCACGGACCGAGGAGTCAGTCGAGGCTGTTGCAGTCGCGAAGCGCTAATCGTTCCGATCCCGTACTAGCGGCACTAGACGACACGACG ATTTTGGAGTTGCTTTGCCGCATCTTGCAAACGGATTCTATTCCTACAATACAGGCGTGGCTCAGTTCGGCACCAGATAGTG AGAAGGACTTGGTGATGAACATGCTTGGGATGGCTGCAACGGGGGAGCTGACCTATGCCACGCCGAGAGAGGGCAACAAGTCGCGACCGGAAACCCAACAGGTTCAGTACAAACCTCAGTGGGATCCGGCTTCATCGTTAGTAGGGGCAGCAAATCACGAACCTGAAGAGCCTTCTCAATCTGGTgcagacgaaaacgaagctcACTTGAAGAGATGGTTGAATCGGCAATCGCAGCTGAGTAACAGGCGTCCGATGACCGGCGACAGACGAAGCGTCAAGAGCGAGGGAAGTGGACAGGCGAATGGCTTGCAACGCGTTCCATTGTCTCGCGGTTCGACCCGAAGCAGCGCGAAATTCGCGTACGTTTCGACGTGGACTGGATCTAAAGAACCGCTTCAAGAGGAGTAA
- the LOC136187517 gene encoding small ribosomal subunit protein uS11: MAPRKGKEKKPEVVQLGPQVAEGENVFGVAHIFASFNDTFVHVTDLSGRETISRVTGGMKVKADRDEASPYAAMLAAQDVAARCKEMGITALHVKLRATGGTRSKTPGPGAQSALRALARTGMKIGRIEDVTPIPSDSTRRKGGRRGRRL, encoded by the exons ATGGCTCCGCGAAagggaaaggaaaagaagccaGAAGTCGTTCAACTTGGCCCTCAG GTGGccgaaggagaaaacgtcttcgGCGTCGCGCACATATTCGCCTCATTCAACGACACGTTCGTTCACGTAACGGACCTCTCCGGACG GGAAACCATATCGCGCGTTACGGGAGGCATGAAAGTCAAAGCCGATCGAGACGAG GCGTCCCCGTATGCCGCCATGTTGGCTGCACAAGACGTCGCGGCGCGATGCAAAGAGATGGGCATCACCGCCTTGCACGTAAAACTTAGAGCGACCGGCGGAACTCG aTCGAAGACGCCGGGACCCGGGGCTCAGTCCGCCCTTCGCGCTTTGGCGCGAACTGGAATGAAAATCGGTCGCATAGAGGACGTGACGCCGATTCCGTCCGACAGCACTCGCAGAAAGGGAGGACGTCGCGGCCGACGTCTATAG
- the LOC136187492 gene encoding protein qua-1-like, with protein MSRPLTASSQGRKTSLTVDKPRWGSSNRISSALPALQSERRRALLTTLPSSYGSPDETWNRRKQSIQPRRRVKSAPLSRCDNTVVRSPVYNDPLKRRVYPGVPPRPVVGGWLDGGDESESDGGSSDDDEWEEIMAEFDPDSYWSRKLRNVLIIRQIPIHLVNKAEKLDWLRKQFTAMMGNRANRKARPTTAQFERVLERYERKQPAARVGGNFGNDRLQGTTKRSDGGDGKDDDEDDVVGGTGTGRRQSRRGRRNTAESELAAVDEDDEIDSTTMSGNGYGSSVQRRTKSLVSGGDDCEKCTENGDSGWANKGENRSNDDDDDDKNVNGANSSGVGRGRDKLESDDGKMDAGGGGGALADVKRNDYLGASGNRSSLSSNSRLKSRGGTHGDGADSVNILTGAQGEKSQSGGSRAGENSFATAENELTSTTRTKDRGNTGGKGGTEMEGIGSNSLEDGAGTSAKPKGIMKPFGRLPPLQRSKGDRSGKLLGDGGDNDVLTESRKDNRTAEKSSTSIAAGPAPHVRFNIEKKAEDDEEDDDDDANDPFPTRGIGRGGEQRGPASNDSLLPLTRRRASTLPELYSLGLGTTSSYLSYFPLLAQAKDDNARKKLKPRQEQKKK; from the exons ATGTCTCGACCGCTGACGGCTTCGTCTCAGGGCCGA AAAACTAGTCTCACTGTGGATAAACCTCGATGGGGTTCGAGTAATAGAATTTCTTCTGCTCTTCCCGCACTGCAATCCGAACGTCGTAGAGCGCTTCTAACGACTCTGCCGTCTTCCTATGGGTCTCCCGACGAAACTTGGAATCGACGTAAGCAGTCCATTCAACCGCGGCGACGCGTCAAGTCGGCGCCGTTGAGTCGATGCGATAACACGGTCGTTCGATCTCCCGTCTACAACGATCCGCTAAAACGACGCGTTTATCCCGGAGTGCCGCCGCGTCCGGTCGTCGGCGGTTGGCtggacggcggcgacgagagcgagtCGGATGGCGGAagtagcgacgacgacgaatgggaaGAAATAATGGCAGAATTCGATCCGGACAGCTATTGGAGTAGAAAACTTCGAAACGTGCTGATCATCAGACAGATTCCGATACATCTTGTG aataAAGCGGAGAAGTTGGACTGGCTGCGAAAACAGTTCACCGCAATGATGGGCAATCGAGCCAATCGCAAAGCACGACCTACGACGGCTCAATTCGAACGAGTGCTTGAGAGATACGAGAGAAAACAGCCAGCCGCCAGAGTCGGAGGTAACTTTGGTAATGACAGGCTTCAAGGGACTACTAAAAGGAGCGATGGTGGCGacggcaaagacgacgacgaggacgacgtcgtcggcggaacAGGAACCGGAAGACGGCAAAGTCGAAGAGGCCGCCGGAACACTGCAGAAAGCGAACTTGCCGccgttgacgaagacgatgaaatagattcgacgacaatgaGCGGCAACGGATACGGCTCTTCAGTGCAACGACGTACGAAGTCGCTGGTGTCCGGCGGTGACGACTGTGAAAAGTGCACCGAGAACGGTGACAGTGGTTGGGCAaacaaaggagaaaatcggtcaaatgatgatgatgatgatgataaaaATGTCAATGGTGCTAATTCAAGCGGAGTTGGACGAGGGCGAGATAAGCTGGAAAGCGATGACGGAAAAATGGATgctggaggaggaggcggtgCCCTCGCAGAtgtcaaaagaaacgattatCTTGGGGCATCCGGAAACCggtcgtcattgtcgtcaaATTCACGGCTTAAATCTCGTGGCGGTACACACGGTGACGGTGCCGACAGTGTCAACATTCTGACAGGAGCCCAGGGAGAGAAGAGTCAATCTGGCGGCAGTCGTGCTGGGGAGAACAGTTTCGCCACTGCAGAAAATGAACTCACGTCAACAACAAGAACAAAAGATAGAGGAAATACAGGAGGTAAAGGAGGCACAGAAATGGAAGGAATAGGCAGTAATAGTCTAGAAGACGGTGCCGGCACCTCTGCAAAGCCAAAGGGAATTATGAAGCCGTTTGGTAGGCTCCCACCTCTACAAAGGTCAAAAGGCGACAGGAGTGGAAAACTACTAGGCGACGGGGGTGACAATGACGTTCTCACCGAGTCGAGAAAGGACAACAGAACGGCagagaagtcgtcgacgtcaattgctGCAGGCCCCGCTCCACACGTGAGATTCAACATTGAGAAGAAGGCggaggacgacgaggaagacgatgacgacgatgccaACGACCCGTTTCCTACGCGGGGAATTGGTAGAGGCGGCGAGCAAAGAGGACCGGCGTCCAATGACAGTCTCCTTCCGTTAACCcgacggcgagcgtcgaCCCTTCCTGAACTTTATAGTCTGGGATTAGGAACAACGAGCTCATACCTGTCTTATTTTCCCCTGCTAGCGCAAGCGAAGGACGACAACGCGCGCAAGAAGCTCAAACCCCGACAggaacaaaagaaaaagtaa
- the LOC136187499 gene encoding ammonium transporter Rh type A-like: MAAYFAKRKFAILLVFFEAIFIALFAVFTQYRSRSVQTPYETEEAGSNGNDTTLTFTRQPKPKAPNDVEFHYPNFQDVHVMMFIGFGFLMTFLKRHGFSSIGYNFLVGAFVIQWATLVNGFFALAPDGFEKDVEIDIKTLIEADFTAAAVMITFGAVLGKVTAGQLIFIAFFEVIFYGISFMVGTHYLKAVDAGNSIFVHTFGAYFGLAVAFILDKSKVRKGDTKEGSTYHSDQLALIGTIFLWIYWPSFNGALLTAGAGSARHRAVVNTYYSLSASVLAAFVFSQLTNRHGKFEMVHVQYATLAGGVAIGNTADFMIEPWGALLVGAFAGTITVLGYAFIQPAITRKWKIHDTCGVHNLHGMPGIIGAVGAMISIVTVDSMRYGETFWEIFPAIAPSNASDSELVRLQALGWNVEAGDGRSQSAQALFQLAALGSTLGIAIVGGLLTGLLALIPCLDTLEDDEDQLFEDEQSWTVPEEPITSTAKANGVQLRRIRFNDDTDGGTIEADF, translated from the exons atgGCAGCGTACTTTGCCAAGCGAAAGTTCGCCATCTtgctcgtcttcttcgaggCGATTTTCATCGCActcttcgccgtcttcaCGCAATACCGTAGCCGATCCGTCCAAACGCCGTACGAAACGGAGGAGGCGGGGTCGAACGGTAACGATACGACCCTCACGTTCACTCGTCAACCGAAGCCAAAGGCACCCAATGACGTCGAGTTCCATTATCCGAATTTTCAAGACGTCCACGTCATGATGTTCATCGGATTCGGTTTTCTCATGACGTTTTTGAAACGGCACGGTTTCAGCAGTATTGGCTATAACTTTCTCGTCGGAGCGTTTGTGATACAGTGGGCGACACTTGTAAATGGTTTCTTTGCCTTGGCTCCGGACGGTttcgaaaaagacgtcgaaatcgacatCAAGAC TTTGATTGAGGCCGATTTCACTGCAGCAGCCGTCATGATAACGTTCGGTGCCGTCCTAGGTAAAGTGACGGCCGGGCAGCTGATTTTCATTGCATTCTTCGAAGTGATATTCTACGGAATTTCCTTTATGGTCGGCACACATTATCTCAAG GCTGTCGATGCCGGCAATTCGATATTCGTCCACACGTTTGGAGCCTACTTCGGCTTAGCCGTCGCTTTCATTTTAGACAAGAGTAAAGTTCGAAAGGGCGACACCAAGGAAGGGTCGACCTATCATTCGGATCAGCTCGCTCTCATCG GAACCATTTTCTTGTGGATATATTGGCCGAGTTTCAACGGAGCCTTGCTGACGGCCGGCGCCGGCTCGGCACGACATCGCGCCGTCGTCAACACGTACTACTCGCTCTCGGCGAGCGTTCTCGCCGCCTTTGTCTTCTCCCAGTTGACGAATCGACacggaaaattcgaaatGGTCCACGTGCAATACGCGACCCTAGCCGGCGGCGTGGCAATCGGCAACACGGCGGATTTCATGATCGAACCGTGGGGCGCCCTGCTCGTCGGTGCATTCGCCGGAACGATCACCGTGCTCGGCTACGCGTTCATACAGCCCGCTATCACGCGCAAGTGGAAAATTCACGACACGTGCGGCGTTCACAATCTCCACGGAATGCCCGGTATCATTGGCGCGGTCGGCGCAATGATTTCCATCGTTACCGTCGACAGCATGCGCTACGGCGAAACGTTCTGGGAAATTTTTCCCGCGATAGCGCCGTCGAATGCGTCCGACAGCGAACTGGTGCGACTCCAAGCGCTCGGATGGAACGTCGAGGCCGGCGACGGACGATCGCAAAGCGCGCAAGCCCTGTTTCAACTCGCCGCTCTCGGATCGACTCTTGGTATCGCTATCGTGGGAGGACTCTTGACAG GTCTTTTGGCATTGATTCCGTGTCTTGATACactcgaagacgacgaagatcaGCTCTTTGAAGACGAACAAAGCTGGACCGTTCCTGAAGAGCCTATCACTTCCACAGCCAAAGCAAACGGGGTTCAATTGCGACGCATCCGATTTAATGACGACACCGACGGCGGCACAATCGAAGCAGACTTCTAA